A genomic window from Cinclus cinclus chromosome 5, bCinCin1.1, whole genome shotgun sequence includes:
- the LOC134044502 gene encoding ribonuclease CL2-like — MASWVLCMTLVLAALAEAVGETRYEKFLRQHVDNPRTSTLVVHRYCETMLARRRVTAPGRPCKPSNTFVHAPAEDLVAACSQAPDPTTGFHSTLSPMSLTACRLRGGDTRPPCAYRARQVQHYVRVACRDGLPVHLAGTYVAPQ; from the coding sequence ATGGCAAGCTGGGTGTTGTGCATGACCCTGGTGCTGGCAGCACTAGCAGAGGCAGTGGGTGAGACCCGCTATGAGAAGTTCCTGCGGCAGCATGTGGACAACCCCCGGACGTCCACGCTGGTGGTGCATCGCTACTGTGAGACCATGCTGGCACGGCGACGGGTGACAGCCCCAGGCAGGCCCTGCAAGCCCTCCAACACCTTCGTGCATGCCCCAGCTGAGGACCTGGTGGCTGCCTGCTCCCAGGCACCTGACCCCACCACGGGGTTCCACAGCACCCTGAGTCCCATGAGCCTCACTGCCTGCCGCCTTCGTGGCGGGGACACGCGGCCACCCTGTGCCTACCGTGCCCGCCAGGTGCAGCACTACGTGCGCGTGGCCTGCCGTGACGGGCTGCCCGTGCACCTCGCAGGCACCTATGTGGCCCCGCAGTGA
- the RPS3A gene encoding small ribosomal subunit protein eS1 has product MAVGKNKRLTKGGKKGAKKKVVDPFSKKDWYDVKAPAMFNIRNIGKTLVTRTQGTKIASDGLKGRVFEVSLADLQNDEVAFRKFKLITEDVQGKNCLTNFHGMDLTRDKMCSMVKKWQTMIEAHVDVKTTDGYLLRLFCVGFTKKRNNQIRKTSYAQHQQVRQIRKKMMEIMTREVQTNDLKEVVNKLIPDSIGKDIEKACQSIYPLHDVYVRKVKMLKKPKFELGKLMELHGEGGGAGKPCGDEAGTKVERADGYEPPVQESV; this is encoded by the exons ATGGCGGTCGGGAAGAACAAGCGTCTCACCAAGGGCGGCAAGAAAGGCGCCAAGAAGAAAGT GGTCGATCCTTTCTCCAAGAAGGACTGGTACGATGTCAAAGCACCGGCTATGTTCAATATCCGAAACATCGGGAAGACGCTTGTCACCAGAACTCAAGGAACTA AAATTGCCTCTGATGGGCTGAAGGGCCGTGTATTTGAAGTGAGCCTGGCTGATCTGCAGAATGATGAGGTTGCTTTTCGCAAATTTAAACTGATCACTGAGGATGTTCAGGGCAAAAATTGTCTGACAAACTTCCACGGGATGGACCTCACACGGGACAAAATGTGCTCCATGGTCAAAAAATGGCAG ACAATGATTGAAGCTCACGTGGATGTCAAAACTACAGATGGTTATCTGCTGCGCCTCTTCTGTGTGGGCTTCACCAAGAAGCGCAATAACCAAATCCGCAAGACCTCCTATGCCCAGCACCAGCAGGTCCGGCAGATCCGCAAGAAAATGATGGAAATCATGACCCGGGAGGTGCAGACCAATGACCTGAAGGAAGTTGTCAATAAGCT GATCCCAGATAGCATTGGCAAGGACATCGAGAAGGCCTGTCAGTCCATTTACCCTCTGCACGATGTCTATGTCCGCAAGGTGAAGATGCTCAAGAAGCCCAAGTTTGAAT TGGGCAAGCTGATGGAGCTGCATGGTGAAGGTGGTGGTGCTGGAAAGCCCTGTGGGGATGAGGCAGGCACTAAGGTAGAGCGAGCTGATGGATATGAGCCGCCCGTACAAGAGTCTGTGTGA